The genomic window gaagattctaaattatttgcaaattttttttattattaaaatttaacaaatttaataatttattatttaattttcattgtGTCATGAAAAAGGTtatgtcactatgtacaaaattACTTGGCAGCCACTATTGCCAAAAAGGTTATTTAGGCGATAAGACAACAAAACTTGATATTAGTGTGTACACATGACTCATTAAAAAATTGGAGTGTACATTTATCTACCATATGAAAATCTATGTGTACTTTTGTCTATTTTTccgtaatttttattttttttggtgactccgTAATTTTTATTTGTATCAATAAAAACTtatctttgattaaaaaaaattaatctctTATATAAATTTCCTATCAGAATAACACCACCAAATATCAATGGGTACAGTAAATAATCCGTTGATAATGTTCAAATTATATTAGTATGAGTTTATGCATATATCAACTTTCCCGAAGAAAAATCTTTGAATTATACATATATTTTCTAAATTCTTGTGATATTTAGAATAACACCATGGCCAGGTTCTATAACCAAACGGAAGTCAGGTGAATGGCAATAACTCTGAGACAAAGATATCCTAAACTTGATCAAAATGAGACACAAAATCACCTTCAATTCTGTCATGGCTAAGTGTTGTCCAGCACAAATCCTAGCCCCTAATCCAAATGGAACATATGCTTGTGGGAATTTGCAAGCTCCAACAATCCCATTTGAGAATCTTTCTGGATTGAACTCGTGTGAATCATGACCCCAAATCTCAGGGTCTTGCATTAGTATTGGGACTGAAATCTCAATGTTCATTCCTTTTGGAATTAGGATACCTTTCAAATGAATGTCTTCCAATGCTGATCTCGACACAAACGCCGCCACCGGATAAAGCCGCATTGTCTCTTGAATCACCATGGTCAGCTGCAAGGATagcattttcaaattttcaatagaaaatcatgtgaagttgatagctaaTATATCGATATATCACATAAAATAGACAAGCTACCTTATGTACAAGACTTAATGAGTTAATATGTATTCAATTCACCTTTCAAACTAGGTGAAAACTCAAGCgcagttgacttcacgtgaagttgataactcagagtcgttagatgatttgattgatttgactaaattttcatctaacggctctcaactatcaacttcacgtgaagtcgactgcacctgagttttcaccttcaacctgagttttcaccttcaAACTATGTACAAAACTAATATATTGATTCACGCGAAGATGATAGCTAAGATATTAACATGCACATATTATGTTAAGTAGTTTAGTTAAACATGTTAAACATTTTAACGATTCTCAGTTATCATCTTCATATGAAGATACTTTCATGTGAGTAGTCACTTGTTAGAATGGCATTTGAATAAGTTTTTGCATGGAGAATAGCATGCAATTGGACAAAAAAATGTGTCAAGTTTCTCTTAATCTTGAATAATTTAAACAATACTTCCATGCCATTTGGTTGAAATCAAATacaaaaaaagattcaaaataacTGATGATCCAAGGGTCAATGCAATAAAATGCAGCATTATGGAAATTGGAAACAATAAACTCTAACACATGAACATACCATCTTCATTTTTCTAAGCATACTTGCATGTGGAGGATTGTTGCCACAAACTTGAAGAACCTCGGCCCTAACTCGATCTTGCCAATCCTGGTGTATGGCTAGCAACATCAAGCACCATGATGCTGTAATTGCAGTACTCTCATGTCCAGCAAAGAATATGTTCTTGCAGTTATCTATTATGAACCTGTCGCGAGATATCGAATCTGATAAGATTCCATCATTCCCCTCACAACTCTTTGCACCTTCAAGTATCATTTGTAAAAGATCTTGCTCTTCTGCATCTTGCTTCAACCGCTCGTCTATGATCTTTGATATCATTGAGTTTACCTCTTTCTCCAATCTCCatatctctctgtttcttttaaTTGGCAGGCATCTAAACCAGAGATTATAACACAATTTTTCAAGATATGGAAACAAGAACACTATGCAACAATTTTTCATGAACCATACAAGTCTTTTTTGTAACCATATACATACCTAAagcctggaattccagcttcctttGCAGACAAGAGGTTTTGAAGATCTCTAAGCTTTGAAAATATTTCATTTCCTTCAACATAATTGATCCCAAAACAAGCTCTTGCGATTATGTCGGCTGACAAGCTTCGCAAATCGTCGTCGATTCTAAGGTCCAAAGCCTCTCCTTCATTATTGAGTCTACTTTCCCAAGACTTGAGTGTTATATTTGTGGAGTGAACAATCAAGTTAACCATTTCCTTCATCATTATATTGTAACAAAACACAATTTATTAGATAACAATTCTAAATCAATATTGAACACTATAGCTCTAGTTTTTAGTTTGATTTGCAATCTCAAAATACTACATGTCAGTTTCTTCTCTATATACTAGTCCATTTTTCTTGATTGAAGTGACAAGTGCAAGGAATTTTAAATAGTAGGCCTACTCAAACTAAATGATGATCAAGGAAAAACCAAAGACAAAAGAGATCTAAATTAATCAATTAAGTGAAAAATCACAAATCGGGTCGAATGTCAATCTTAATTAGCCTAAAACCATAAGGTAATGACCCTATGAATCTTTCCAATTACATATTATTCATTTAATCAAATCTTAACCAACATGACAAAATAACCCCAAATATATCTTCCATTTGACAAATTTAACCAAACTTTCAGTCAAATTACTGATACACTTATATTCCTTTGGTTCATCTTGTCAAATAGAGCATGTTTTTGGAGTGTGATTTTGTCATTTACATCTTTTGGAGACTATTTTGTCAAAATAGTAATAGGATACAAAATAGCTATTTACTCTGATCATATTTAGAAAATTATTAGTGGTTTTAATGAAGTTACCTTGACCTTATCAAGGTATAATGAAGGAGCAATGATCTTCCTCTGATGAACCCAAATTGGTCCACTTGATGACAATATACCTTGACCTAAGAGTGGCCCTAATTCTCTGGATTGAAGAGAAGGCTTCCCTAGATTCACAGATGTGTAAAGGGTGATTTCTTTCACCATTTCTATATCAGACACCACCAACCACTCTACACTCCCAGAAGAAAACAAGTATATGGGACCTGCATGCatgcaatttattttattttattttattaatagtgGAGACTCACGCCCAATTGTCTTCATGCGAGGTTAATAGCTAAGAACTGTTAGATGATTCGACAGATTTGACTAAATTGTGATGATGTGTTCTAATGATTCTTAACTATCAACATCTGCATGTGAGTTTCCATCTTTATTAATTCTTTTCGAGAAAACCAAAATTAACAAAGACTACAAAATAATAATGAGAAAAAGGACAATTAAAGTAGTTACATACCATATTGTCTTCTCCATTTTACAACATGAGGAAACAAATTGTAATACCACCTGTGAGATATAGAAGAAGAAACACCTTTGTCTTTGTCTTGGTGTGAAGATGCAACATTATGAACTTGATGTTGTTCTAGAATCTTCTTCTTTTCTGGGATGTTACCAAAGTAGAAGTGAGGAGAAGGTCCATGAATACCCTGCTTCTGAAGCTTTGATCTCAATGATCTTGGCTTCAACAACAACTCATTCACAACATGCAACAACACCAACGACAACCCTGCTAAGACAACACCCTTTatgttcatcatcatcatcttcttcttcaacacctTCTCTATTGGTTTAAGAAAGCAAAATGAGTGTTTCTTTAGTGCCAAAGAGAGTTATGGACTTATTAATTACATGGTTTTTTACATAATGCTCTCTCCACTCAGTTAATGGGGTTGTAAGATTGTTCAAACTTCTAAGATTATTCTACCCGTTCAAACTTACTCAAGTagtatctaattttaattactcAAATTAAATAAGGGTACTGTTAATAAATGATTACTTAAAATATTACAAAAACAAAGtttttaaagaaaatataaaaaatgtgaatctgtttaaatttttatatacatTAAGGAAATCTATCCATCATCCTTAAGTTTCTGAGAACTCATTGAGTAGTtgacttgtttttgtttttggaaCTCGTATATACAGATATGCTCCCTTTGTCCATAAATACTATGAGGTTATTTGAATAaactcttttcttttttcaaaaacaaattaatggtcttatttaaaaaataaataaaaaataaaaagtaagatatctcatataaaaatattttttatttattaattatgtttggatataataatataaaaatatttttatttatttattatgttaaaaatatctttttaaataatttttttaaaaaagatataaattataactttaaaaaaaagatattttaaataaatagtcATTTTAGCAcccaaaaaatttgatttttgacaaAATGAATTTCGGCATTTGTTTTTGATAAAATGACTTTCGAAAAATATGTTCCATTTTACAATGTGATCCAAACATTTGATCAATAGTGTATTTATTTAGTCAATAGTTAAATTTCAAAACNNCAATGTTTGAAATGTTTAAAGTAAATTAACTTACCCATCTCCTTTTAAATGAAATATTCAGTTTTTGTATTAGTTATACTGTACTTGAATGAATTAatggatataaaataatttatacttGATcgcatataaaataatattttgtcAAATTTAATAAGATTGTTTGTTTTTCACATTAACTATTACTATATGATTGTCAAATTTAGATTCATTTGTTAATCTTAGACCAACTATTTCTCCTTATTCAAGACATATTATTCATCATTGCTACAATATTCTTATGATGGAGATTACATTCATGCAGAAAAGTCCATGGACTTTAACCTAGTCGACAGATATAGAACCAATGAAGTTACAAATAAAAGGCCAATTCCCTCTTTCTCATAATTTCTTACTTTTGATTATCCTCATCAAGAACTGGCAAAGCTTGGGATAGAATTTCAGCTGCTTGCTCAATCTCCTGCTCAGTTATGATCAATGGTGGAACAAGCCTAACAACATTTCCTTTTCCAGCCGTTAATACCAGGAGGCCGGAATTTCGGCACGCGTCGACAAGGGGTGAGGCAGGTACATCTAGATCGATCCCTATGATTAGGCCAAGACCACGGATTTCTCTGACATGTCTGTTTCCTCCTAACTTCTGCTTAAGTAGGTCTTTGAAATATAGGCCTTTCTTGCATACAGAAGAGAGGAACTCAGGTTTTGAGATTTTATCCAAAACAGCAAGAGCAGCATTACACACTAGAGGGTTTCCTGCAAAAGTACTTCCATGGTCACCATAATTTATAGCAGACGCGACTCTCTCGGTCACTAGGACCGTTCCAATGGGCAGACCGCCGGCGAGAGGCTTGGCAAGGGTCATGATATCTGGGAAGACACCATATGCCTCATGTGCCCAAAGATACCCAGATCGACCTAGACCACATTGGACCTacaaaatcaaaaagaataatCAAATGtgctaattcattaatttttagAGTTAAATAAGTTTTGAATTTAGCTAAAAGATGCTCTGAGAACACATTAAGAAGATAACAATGAATTTTTTTGAAGTTTTAATGTACTTAATGCATTGGAAATATAAAAGAATTACTCACAACTTTATTCTCACAATGTTTCAATCAATACAAGATCAacaaaatgaaaaagagaaaacaagCCAACTAACCATTTTGAAtgacaaaatcatcaacaatagaGGGATGTTAGACAATCTTTTTCCAGGAATCATAATGCAAGTGAAACCGATCAAAATAAAACCCTTCGATATTTGGTTTACTTGCACAAATTTCTGATTTGAAAGAAATTCACCAACATAAGGCATCTGTCTACTACACAAATGCAATTAAACTTAAAGATTAGATAGTGGTGCATACCTCATCAAACACAAGAAGTGCCCCAGTTTCATCACAAGCTCGGCGTAGAGACTCTAAAAATTCTCTTGTGGCACTGTATATTCCACCTTCTCCTTGGATTGGCTCGACAAAAACTGCAGCAATATTCCCCTGCTTAATCCGTTCTATTGCAGCATCTGCATTTCCATACTCTACAAATGTCACCCCGGGCATAACAGGTTCAAAAGGTGCTCTGTAATGCACTTTACTAGTCAAAGCAAGTGCTCCCATTGTTCTCCCATGGAAACAGTTGCTAAAAGCTATAAATTCTGTTGCCGCTGCTTTTCCGTCAGTACATGTATGCCTCTGATACTTTCTTGCGAATTTAATAGCTGCTTCGTTAGCTTCGGTTCCGGAATTAGTGAAAAATACACGATCAGCAAAAGAACAAGCCACTAGACGCTTTGCTAGTTCTATCTGCATCAATGACAAGAAATGTAGAAATGGATAAAGGTTTAATGCGATGCTGCATGGAAACACATGCAGAACATGACATGAAGTAAAGCATAATTAAGACTATATTCAGTTATAATTAAGATAGACAATGGGATAATGAACttcattatttttattaggtAAATAAAATGCAGTGCATTAGTTTCTATAAACACTTGAAAAGTAGGGTCTAAAACGCAGGGAGCAATTTAACTACCTTTTGGATTGCTTCTATTATGCAACACTAATAAACTTATTTCAATATATATGACAAATTAGCCATAGAAAGCTTTAAACAATGTAATGTACACCATGCTTCATCTGATATTTTGTTTTTCCGTTTTTTAATTGTTGTACCTTTTTTCTTTCCTTGCAATAGTTCTAGGTTTTCAGAAGTTTTATAAGCACTTCATACTCTTTTTAGTTTACAGATGTTTGACAACAATAACTCAGTTTCTCAAGATTTAGCAACTTCCACTATGAAAAAGACAGCTTCAATACtgaaatttttctttttctcacaaATTGTGGTATATCACAATTAAGCTAACCAAACTTCTATCAATCAAATCCTGAAATCCAATCTCTTCCAAACATTTCTAGAGAAATTTAATTGCACTCAATTCTTCATCCATTAAGACAATAATTGACATGCACCAGATGAAGGAACCAATAAACAATTTAATAGTCATTCCCATGTCCAATGATCCAAACCTggtgttgaaaaaaaaattactaacgaATTTCAAATTTGTTGTCTTCTGCAAAATCATGAATTATCTATAATAAACAACAAATGAAACAAATCGGTATTTGTTCCCCTGCAGTTGCTTCTATGTGTTCTAAGAAGACTAGTGTTTTCAAACAAAGTAACAAACCATGAAAATCACAGTCATTGATTAAATTCTTTTCCCCATAATTTCTAAGAAATTGATGGCAATTTCATAATGTAGACATAACACAGACAGACAGATAAATAATCGCATACCTCACACCAGAAAAATTGAGTTCAAAATTATAAAATGTTCTATGATTTCTAAGGCATTGAAGTTAATTTATAGGCCCATAGCTTAGAAAATCATGGCATCCACACACCTGAGGAATTGTATAATACATATTGCTGACATGAGTAAGGGTGCCGGCTTGTGATACGACTGCTTTCAACCATTCTGTATCCCcatgcccaagtgcattgacagCAATCCCGGCACTCAAATCCAAATACTCTCGCCCCTCGACATCATATACCTTACAACCTTGCCCCCTCTCAAGAACCACAGGTGCTCTAGCATACGTTCCCACTAAATACTTCCCTTCCATCTCAATCACTGCATTAGCCTTTGCTGATCCTACCTTCCCGGCACTAGCTGCTTCAACATCCACATTAAGGCATGCCTTCGGAACAACGCTTTTGCAATTCGTTCGAATAACTGCTGCTCTTCCTCTGGCCGAAGCTTTTTCTCTCTCCAAATTGAATAGTTTCCTAATGTTGTAAGATGATTGAGAAATTGAATGGTTCAGACAAATGTGAATGGTACTCATTGTGTTCAACAACAAAGGCCTTGAGTCCTTAACTCTCCTTTATCACTTCTGCTGAAacaaaagataaataaacataaacaAAAAGTAGTTCCCTTAAAATTCAGACACTCAATTGAAGCTAGAAATTCTGTGTTACATCTGTTGAAAGTAAAACTAATACATTGGCAACTTTAAAAGGCCCAAAAATAAcctcaaaaaaaagaaaaaaaaataccaatacaatattttttcaatatatatataaaagaagttTAAGTATAAAGAATTTAGATTCTCTAAAGTGAGAAAATtggtaaaataataaagtaaGGAGTTAATCATCATTGAATTTGTAACTTCCATCACATGTGAGCCCCACTACTTAATTTAGGAGTGATTAATCCCTCATTTTATCATTTTACCAATTCCTTCCCACACGTTAGAGGATCTTGATCCAAGTGTAAATGACAAGTAACGTTATGAAAAAAGAAGCAAATATAATGAGCAGCAAGAAAACTACTTCTCTTTGTGAAATGCCAAAAATGAGTCTCCTTACTAATtgattaataaatataatattgtTATTGAAATACAATTCGCAATTCCACACAAATCTAAATGTacaatataaatacaaaaaacaaagcaaatcaatcatggaaaaaaaaaacactaatagGATTTTAGTGTACAATAAGAAAAATAGACAATAATAtaataacaaaacaaaaaatagaacaaTTTAATAAATCAGAACCGCATATCTGCATATATTAACAAACACCAACAGCCTGTTACAGCCAACAACAtcacaaaatcaaaatcaaattcatgaagcaaaatatacttttaaatgtaaaaataaattACATGATCAGAAACTTATTATTAATTGGGATAAAATCAAATTCATGAAAGAAAATGCCAAAATCCAAGCAGAAAATGAGAGAGCAGTGAATCTTACCAGGAGGCAGGGACGAGGGAGAAGCGGCTGCAGAGGTGAGGGACGACGGCGAAGCGAGTGGAAGAGACGCCGGGGGTGGTGGCAACGATGCGGGTCGCTGAGCAGCGATGCAGGGGGAAATGGAGAACGGCGGCGGCGCAGGAGTTGAATGGACTAAACGGAGCAGCGACGCCGGCGCGGCGGAGTGAGAGAGCAGAgaaggaaaagagaagaagagaaaggtaGCAGAACTGCCGCAGCACTGGGTTAAGGCAAGATATTTNNNNNNNNNNNNNNNNNNNNNNNNNNNNNNNNNNNNNNNNNNNNNNNNNNNNNNNNNNNNNNNNNNNNNNNNNNNNNNNNNNNNNNNNNNNNNNNNNNNNNNNNNNNNNNNNNNNNNNNNNNNNNNNNNNNNNNNNNNNNNNNNNNNNNNNNNNNNNNNNNNNNNNNNNNNNNNNNNNNNNNNNNNNNNNNNNNNNNNNNNNNNNNNNNNNNNNNNNNNNNNNNNNNNNNNNNNNNNNNNNNNNNNNNNNNNNNNNNNNNNNNNNNNNNNNNNNNNNNNNNNNNNNNNNNNNNNNNNNNNNNNNNNNNNNNNNGGTCTTATTATATATTCAAATATTTTTATCAactaaatttaattaacaaagttcAAACTCAACAAAAATTACTAGTACAATGAACATGTAAatcacaagttttttttttttaacatttttttgttCGTGCGTTTTCTctttatcgtcattcttttgttgttgtggctattgttatatttttttttatttcttctccttttcttcttaAACTCTGTTTGATTGATGTATAAGATGAGATATAGACACAGATATTAAAAACATAGATTAATAGACATAAAATATTTGTGTCTATATGTTATATTTGGCAAAAATAATGAACAAGACACACAAATATTTAGAAAAGACTAAATTACCCTTCATTCAAAAAAggtttgaaaagataggaagacaaaatttgaaaatttaaaaattgaataagaataaaagaataaaaaattagtgTCTCACAAATTATGTCTCAGTGTCTTAGCAAATTAGAGGTACACAAATTTAATGTCTCTGTCTATCTGTGTCTTTCCTTGTCCTTCGAAAATTTATGTCTCACATGACCAAACAGTAGGCATGTGCTACCGTGTCCATGTCTCAATAAAAAATGGACGACATAGACATCAACCAAACATTACCTTAGTTATTATagtatttcttatttttttcttctttgctttattttttccctctttttttattaggtgaaataagaagaattatgaataaataaaacataaagaaaaagatgaaaaagaaaaagaaaaaaaaatgatgatggagaagaagatgatgatggaaaAGTTTTGAATATGTAGAATTTTTTCAAAAAGTAGTACCGAAATTTTTCAACCATGAGATAAgaactttttttaattttgacatcaAAATTTCTTAATTATGACACATATTCTTATTAAGAgtgtgaaataaaaaaaatcatgagaATGTGAAATAAGATGATGAGGATGGaaagttttgaattgtgcataaTTTAATAGAAATAGCACTGAAATTTTTTAACCGTGACACagaaatttcttaattttgataCCAAAATTTTTTAAGTGTGACACATGTCTTCTTAAGAGGgtgaaataagaagaatgatgaaaatgtgaaacaagtaaaagaagaaaaagactACATCGAtaagaaaaagaggaagagaaattttaaattgtatagaatttattagaaaaatagcaccaaattttttttactgTGACTCAAGAAGTTTCTTAATTTTGACATCGAATTTTTTTAaccataacaaaaaaattaactaatttttCTTATCATTGAACTAATTGAGTGATATTAAACTCATATATAAGAGGTCTAGCCATTATTGTGTCAtttgtaacaaattatttttttaaatatatttaaatgtATTTTATTGATTGAATGAATTAAAATTTTGGATGGATGATTCTTAAAGATTTTTTGTATCATTTATTAAAAAATTCGATGTCATTTCCAACATATCGGAATCAAATAATGTTAGTGTTGTATTAAAGGGTAATGGTTTGATGATACAATAAGGAAGTTCGATAAAAGCAACAGAAAAAATTGCCCATATACCAGTAAGTGAAGCTTATTTGGGTCGAATTATAAATGCTTTGGTTAAACTAATTGACGGTCGAAGAGAAATTTCATCTTTCGAATCTCGATTAATTGAATCTTCAGCTCTCGACATTATTTCAAGACGTTCCGTATATAAGCCTTTTCTAACAAGATTTATTGTTATTGATTCAATGATCTCTATAGGACGTGGTCAGGGAGAATTAATTATTAGGGACAGGTAAGACATATCAGTAGCTACAAATACGATTATAAATCAACAAAGACAAAATGtaatagggtaaagtactaaattagtcCCCTACGTTTAGGCGTAATCCTGCTTTGGttcttaaagtttaaagtgtcttatttgaatccaaaaaagtttcatttagcttcaatttagACCCAtcatgaggtcaaagttaaataattaacgaaatgtcctacatgacagcagtacaaaaacaagatcgataatctggagaataagTATAAGTTTCAGagacacaaaatcaaccgtggatgcatcaatacatttatttatcattttttataatttaaatgaaatattttctatagaactaaggataataataaataaatgtattgatacatcCACAGTTGATTTTGTACCTCTGAAGCTTGTATttattctccaaattatcgaccttgttcttgtactgctgtcatgtaggacatttcgttaattatttaactttgatctcattgtgggactaaattgaagctaaattaaatttttttggattcaaataggacactttaaaccttaaggactaaaATAGGATTACGTCCAAATgtaagggaccaatttagtactatACCCAATGTAATACTTGTTTATGTAGCAATTGGTAAAAAAACATTATATGTGGCTCAAGtagtgataaatcactattttatggtatattttggattgaattgagtggatcttgtcaactattctcacacttattcatgtaaattgcatgtttttaagtttccttcctaattttgtgttatgattgaaaacataagCCTTAAAATCGctaatttttattcttaatttttgtcgTTATAGTATAGTGGTGAGTATTCCCGCCTGTCACGCGGGTGACTCGGGTTcgatccccggtaacggcgctaaaaacttgacggagaaaaaatgtcggtaaaAAATTTTCGCtaaaataatcgcgttgcaagtgttagaaacaagagactaaactgaaGTAAGGATTTGTATATTATTAAATGTAAtcaagttgtctattcaagttgtttagaatgatacaatataaagggtatttataggtactaagagaatcgtaataataaagacgtaatcacctataataaatattcagatatactaaataatactaattgatcctaattatattctaacatcccccctcaaactcaagtgacaacttgagtttgaaacttatttaaaataacgaaataaagagaaaaaagaaaaaaaaatacataaactctctaaaacgggtgcagacggaactactggaaggaagcgcagatggaactgccgcttATCTGAAGGAAGCACAGACGAAACTATCACTAGTCTGAAGGAAgggcagacggaactgccgcttatctgaaggaagtgcagacggaactgccggaaagaaacgcagacggaactgccacaaagAAATACAAACGAAACGCAAATCGAACTGCCACAAGAGAACATAAACGGAACTGTcacgagagaacgcagatggaactgccacgagagaacgcagacggaactatCACGAGagaatgcagacggaactgccgaaagagagcaaaatctatatgatttcttcatgagaataggaAAACAGCGGATGACATTGGTGTTTGATCATTCAACTCGAAAAGATACAAGACGGAGAGAATAGGCTAGTCGGTAAGGTGAAAAAGCatcaaaggagtgacaaaagGTAAAGAAAAATGGCATAGAAAAAAAAGTGCAAAAACTACGGTGATTTCATCGCAAGAAAAACAAcatatcctcttcaaggaggataccatggctctgataccatgttagaaacaagagactaaactggagtaaggatttgtatattattg from Arachis ipaensis cultivar K30076 chromosome B09, Araip1.1, whole genome shotgun sequence includes these protein-coding regions:
- the LOC107617063 gene encoding cytochrome P450 714C2-like, with translation MMMMNIKGVVLAGLSLVLLHVVNELLLKPRSLRSKLQKQGIHGPSPHFYFGNIPEKKKILEQHQVHNVASSHQDKDKGVSSSISHRWYYNLFPHVVKWRRQYGPIYLFSSGSVEWLVVSDIEMVKEITLYTSVNLGKPSLQSRELGPLLGQGILSSSGPIWVHQRKIIAPSLYLDKVKEMVNLIVHSTNITLKSWESRLNNEGEALDLRIDDDLRSLSADIIARACFGINYVEGNEIFSKLRDLQNLLSAKEAGIPGFRCLPIKRNREIWRLEKEVNSMISKIIDERLKQDAEEQDLLQMILEGAKSCEGNDGILSDSISRDRFIIDNCKNIFFAGHESTAITASWCLMLLAIHQDWQDRVRAEVLQVCGNNPPHASMLRKMKMLTMVIQETMRLYPVAAFVSRSALEDIHLKGILIPKGMNIEISVPILMQDPEIWGHDSHEFNPERFSNGIVGACKFPQAYVPFGLGARICAGQHLAMTELKVILCLILIKFRISLSQSYCHSPDFRLVIEPGHGVILNITRI
- the LOC107618480 gene encoding acetylornithine aminotransferase, mitochondrial, with protein sequence MSTIHICLNHSISQSSYNIRKLFNLEREKASARGRAAVIRTNCKSVVPKACLNVDVEAASAGKVGSAKANAVIEMEGKYLVGTYARAPVVLERGQGCKVYDVEGREYLDLSAGIAVNALGHGDTEWLKAVVSQAGTLTHVSNMYYTIPQIELAKRLVACSFADRVFFTNSGTEANEAAIKFARKYQRHTCTDGKAAATEFIAFSNCFHGRTMGALALTSKVHYRAPFEPVMPGVTFVEYGNADAAIERIKQGNIAAVFVEPIQGEGGIYSATREFLESLRRACDETGALLVFDEVQCGLGRSGYLWAHEAYGVFPDIMTLAKPLAGGLPIGTVLVTERVASAINYGDHGSTFAGNPLVCNAALAVLDKISKPEFLSSVCKKGLYFKDLLKQKLGGNRHVREIRGLGLIIGIDLDVPASPLVDACRNSGLLVLTAGKGNVVRLVPPLIITEQEIEQAAEILSQALPVLDEDNQK